In one Methylobacterium sp. SyP6R genomic region, the following are encoded:
- a CDS encoding DUF2948 family protein: MELLKLAALDADDLAVISTHLQDAVLRTGDLAYLPRERRFALVARRFDWECPDGVPPRRRLTGLHFERVLSVRCRNISREEPDSPLELLAVTFEPGEAPSGIATLVFSGGAAIRLELECIEAAMRDLGPVWQAESKPVHAPLDAA; encoded by the coding sequence ATGGAGCTCCTGAAGCTCGCTGCCCTCGACGCCGACGATCTCGCGGTCATCTCGACCCACCTCCAGGATGCGGTCCTGCGGACCGGAGACCTCGCCTACCTGCCCCGGGAGCGGCGCTTTGCCCTGGTGGCGCGGCGCTTCGACTGGGAATGCCCCGACGGCGTCCCGCCCCGGCGGCGGCTGACCGGCCTGCACTTCGAGCGGGTGCTCTCCGTCCGCTGCCGCAACATTTCTCGCGAGGAGCCCGACAGCCCGCTCGAGCTTTTGGCCGTCACCTTCGAGCCCGGCGAGGCGCCGTCCGGTATCGCCACCCTGGTCTTCTCCGGCGGGGCTGCGATCCGGCTCGAGCTCGAATGCATCGAGGCGGCGATGCGCGATCTCGGCCCGGTCTGGCAGGCCGAGAGCAAGCCGGTCCACGCCCCCCTCGACGCGGCCTGA
- a CDS encoding LysR substrate-binding domain-containing protein yields MTRLIDPVLLRTLAAVVRSRSFSRAAEQLGLGQSTVSQHVQRLEAQTGHRLVARDTHSVALTPEGETVLGFARTVLDAHERLERALSGGPVRGKVRFGASEDFVQSRLSEVLRDFREAYPSVDLELSVALTGFLHDALARGELDLVLGKRHVGETQGMLVRRDRLVWVGIPTALPERGEPVALASFPAPSITRAVALAALTQEGRPFRITCTCASLSGLRAAALAGVGVMAQPRSLIPDGLQELAHPDLPRLADVEFVLSGPGLHREPSRALAHEILNADIWD; encoded by the coding sequence GTGACCCGCCTGATCGACCCCGTGCTGCTGCGCACCCTGGCGGCGGTGGTGCGCAGCCGCAGCTTCAGCCGGGCGGCCGAGCAGCTCGGCCTCGGCCAGTCGACGGTGAGCCAGCACGTCCAGCGCCTGGAGGCGCAGACCGGCCACCGGCTGGTGGCGCGCGACACCCATTCGGTGGCGCTGACCCCGGAGGGCGAGACGGTCTTGGGCTTCGCCCGCACGGTGCTCGACGCCCACGAGCGGCTGGAGCGGGCGCTCTCCGGCGGCCCGGTGCGGGGCAAGGTCCGCTTCGGCGCCTCGGAGGATTTCGTGCAGAGCCGGCTGTCGGAGGTCCTGCGCGATTTCCGCGAGGCCTATCCGTCGGTCGACCTCGAACTGAGCGTGGCGCTCACGGGCTTCCTCCACGACGCGCTGGCGCGGGGCGAACTCGACCTCGTGCTCGGCAAGCGCCATGTCGGCGAGACGCAAGGCATGCTGGTGCGGCGCGACCGGCTGGTCTGGGTCGGGATCCCGACTGCCCTGCCGGAGCGGGGCGAGCCGGTGGCGCTGGCGAGCTTCCCGGCGCCCAGCATCACCCGGGCGGTGGCGCTCGCCGCGCTCACGCAGGAGGGCCGGCCTTTTCGCATCACCTGCACCTGCGCCAGCCTCAGCGGGTTGCGCGCCGCGGCGCTCGCCGGTGTCGGCGTGATGGCGCAGCCCCGCAGCCTGATCCCGGACGGCTTGCAGGAACTGGCCCACCCGGACCTGCCGCGGCTGGCCGATGTCGAGTTCGTGCTGTCCGGACCGGGGCTCCACCGCGAGCCGAGCCGGGCCCTGGCGCACGAGATCCTGAACGCGGATATCTGGGATTGA
- a CDS encoding bile acid:sodium symporter family protein, with protein sequence MLSRFRPDNFTLMIVGALILGSVLPVQDRAAEWLGVFADGMIALLFFLHGARIDRQTAIAGLVHWRLHLVVFASTFVLFPILGLAAGLLSPALLTPALAAGVLFLCVLPSTVQSSIAFTSVAGGNVPAAICSASASNILGMLITPLLVAVLLNTQGSHHSFDWGAVGKIMAQLLLPFAVGQLLQPRLGPWLTRHKPLTMVVDRGSILLIVYIAFSHAVATGLWSRTPLPALATMLVVDLVLLALVLTITTTASRLLGFSREDEITIVFCGSKKSLASGVPMANVIFAGQDVGGILLPLMLFHQVQLMACATLARRYAARAQAALAAEGPDRAGVAPVAAKLAAR encoded by the coding sequence ATGCTCTCGCGCTTTCGCCCCGACAACTTCACGCTGATGATCGTCGGCGCCCTGATCCTCGGCAGCGTCCTGCCGGTGCAGGACCGGGCGGCCGAGTGGCTCGGCGTCTTCGCCGACGGCATGATCGCGCTCCTGTTCTTCCTGCACGGCGCGCGCATCGACCGCCAGACGGCGATCGCCGGCCTGGTGCATTGGCGCCTGCACCTCGTGGTCTTCGCCTCGACCTTCGTGCTGTTCCCGATCCTCGGGCTGGCCGCCGGCCTGCTCAGCCCGGCCCTGCTGACCCCGGCGCTCGCTGCGGGCGTGCTGTTCCTGTGCGTCCTGCCCTCCACCGTGCAATCCTCCATCGCCTTCACGTCGGTGGCGGGGGGCAACGTGCCGGCGGCGATCTGCTCGGCCTCGGCCTCGAACATCCTCGGCATGCTCATCACCCCGCTCCTCGTCGCGGTGCTGCTGAACACGCAAGGCAGCCACCACAGCTTCGACTGGGGGGCGGTGGGCAAGATCATGGCCCAGCTGCTCCTGCCCTTCGCGGTCGGCCAATTGCTGCAGCCGCGGCTCGGGCCCTGGCTGACCCGGCACAAGCCCCTGACCATGGTGGTGGATCGCGGCTCGATCCTGCTCATCGTCTACATCGCCTTCAGCCACGCGGTGGCGACGGGCCTGTGGAGCCGCACGCCCCTGCCGGCGCTCGCCACCATGCTGGTCGTCGACCTCGTCCTGCTCGCCCTGGTGCTGACGATCACCACCACCGCGAGCCGCCTCCTCGGCTTCTCGCGGGAGGACGAGATCACCATCGTGTTCTGCGGCTCGAAGAAGAGCCTGGCCTCGGGCGTGCCGATGGCGAACGTGATCTTCGCCGGCCAGGATGTCGGCGGCATCCTGCTGCCCTTGATGCTGTTCCATCAGGTCCAGCTCATGGCCTGCGCGACGCTGGCCCGCCGCTACGCCGCCCGCGCGCAAGCCGCGCTCGCCGCCGAGGGCCCGGACCGGGCCGGCGTGGCGCCTGTCGCGGCGAAGCTCGCGGCGCGTTGA
- a CDS encoding O-antigen ligase family protein, whose amino-acid sequence MATFVLPRRDLAAVPFLSLLRGFGHVLMAAFIFFACFAFSDTSPYDIVAIPAIVLWVLLGVRLYRGAVPLVLVLLVYVGATVVALMPYLDEELPPVWTVQLCYLAVTGIFFAMFFSDESDRRIELALKVYTASTLLSAGLGIGGYLGLIGNEELFSKYGRASGTFQDPNVFGSFLTLGAFYLLHDLLTGRARRPLLSALSLFIVLAGVFLSFSRGSWGGTLAMGALMVVMLYRTSAPVLRRRIVLLAGLTAGFGAVALVGLLSVGDVGETFSKRAAVTQDYDEGETGRFGNQLRGIGMLIEDPLGMGPLRWRRTFNLEPHNSYIGAFANGGWVAGVAFVFLVLMTTRVGFRLMSQDTPYRRHAQIVVPALLMFFLQAMQIDMEKWRHVYMMLGMVWGLEAARVRWLAGGEA is encoded by the coding sequence ATGGCCACGTTCGTCCTGCCGCGCCGCGACCTCGCGGCGGTGCCGTTCCTGTCGCTGCTGCGCGGCTTCGGCCACGTCCTGATGGCGGCGTTCATCTTCTTCGCCTGCTTCGCCTTCTCGGACACGTCGCCCTACGACATCGTGGCGATCCCGGCGATCGTGCTCTGGGTCCTGCTCGGCGTGCGGCTGTACCGGGGCGCGGTGCCCCTCGTCCTGGTGCTGCTCGTCTATGTCGGCGCCACCGTGGTGGCCCTGATGCCCTATCTCGACGAGGAGCTGCCGCCGGTCTGGACGGTGCAGCTGTGCTACCTCGCCGTCACCGGCATCTTCTTCGCGATGTTCTTCTCCGACGAGAGCGACCGGCGGATCGAGCTCGCCCTGAAGGTCTACACCGCCAGCACGCTGCTCAGCGCCGGCCTCGGCATCGGCGGCTATCTCGGGCTGATCGGCAACGAGGAGCTGTTCAGCAAGTACGGCCGGGCGTCCGGCACCTTCCAGGACCCGAACGTGTTCGGCTCGTTCCTGACGCTGGGCGCCTTCTACCTGCTGCACGATCTCCTCACCGGCCGCGCCCGGCGGCCGCTCCTGTCGGCCTTGAGCCTGTTCATCGTGCTCGCCGGCGTGTTCCTGTCGTTCTCCCGCGGCTCCTGGGGCGGCACCCTGGCGATGGGCGCCCTGATGGTCGTGATGCTCTACCGCACCAGCGCCCCCGTCTTGCGCCGCCGCATCGTGCTGCTGGCCGGCCTCACGGCGGGGTTCGGGGCGGTGGCGCTCGTCGGCCTCCTCTCCGTCGGCGACGTCGGCGAGACGTTCTCGAAGCGCGCCGCCGTCACGCAGGATTACGACGAGGGCGAGACCGGCCGCTTCGGCAACCAGCTGCGCGGCATCGGCATGCTGATCGAGGATCCGCTCGGGATGGGCCCCCTGCGCTGGCGCCGCACCTTCAACCTCGAGCCGCACAATTCCTATATCGGCGCCTTCGCCAATGGCGGCTGGGTCGCCGGCGTCGCCTTCGTGTTCCTGGTGCTGATGACCACCCGGGTGGGCTTCCGGCTGATGAGCCAGGACACGCCCTACCGGCGCCACGCCCAGATCGTGGTGCCGGCGCTCCTGATGTTCTTCCTCCAGGCGATGCAGATCGACATGGAGAAGTGGCGTCACGTCTACATGATGCTCGGCATGGTCTGGGGGCTCGAGGCGGCGCGGGTGCGGTGGCTCGCCGGTGGGGAGGCGTGA
- the hisS gene encoding histidine--tRNA ligase, protein MSKPAKAEKAATLKPRLPRGLVDRGPAEIAATNRMLDKIRESFELYGFEAVETPFIEYTEALGKFLPDLDRPNEGVFSFQDDDESWLSLRYDLTAPLARYVAENFDALPKPYRSYRAGYVFRNEKPGPGRFRQFMQFDADIVGAPTVAADAEICMMAADTLEKVGIGRGDYVVKVNNRKVLDGVMEAIGLGGDDQAGRRLTVLRAIDKLDRLGADGVRLLLGPGRKDESGDFTKGAGLSDEAIERILRYVSFQAAPTEGGDRLAFWENFFGGWGEVVGSSETGRQGIAELHAIMKLCEAAGYGHDRVRADPSVVRGLEYYTGPVFEAELTFPVVNEDGQTVRFGSVAGGGRYDGLVGRFRSEPVPATGFSVGVSRLFSALQVVRSPIVSGKSAPGPVVILVLDREETAAYQALVASLRQAGIRSELYLGASGMKAQMKYADRRGAPCVVIQGSDERAKGEVQIKDLIEGAKAADAIASNAEWKAARPAQFSVPVDEMVARVREVLARHYGG, encoded by the coding sequence ATGTCCAAGCCCGCGAAGGCCGAGAAGGCCGCCACCCTCAAGCCCCGCCTGCCGCGCGGCCTCGTCGACCGCGGGCCGGCCGAGATCGCCGCGACGAACCGGATGCTGGACAAGATCCGCGAGAGCTTCGAGCTCTACGGCTTCGAGGCGGTCGAGACCCCGTTCATCGAGTATACCGAGGCACTGGGAAAATTCCTGCCCGACCTCGACCGGCCGAACGAGGGCGTGTTCTCGTTCCAGGACGACGACGAATCCTGGCTGTCCCTGCGCTACGACCTGACGGCACCGCTCGCCCGCTACGTCGCCGAGAATTTCGACGCGCTCCCCAAACCCTATCGCAGCTACCGCGCCGGCTATGTCTTCCGCAACGAGAAGCCGGGCCCGGGGCGCTTCCGCCAGTTCATGCAGTTCGACGCCGACATCGTCGGCGCGCCCACCGTCGCGGCGGATGCCGAGATCTGCATGATGGCCGCCGACACCCTGGAGAAGGTCGGCATCGGCCGCGGCGACTACGTGGTGAAGGTCAACAACCGCAAGGTCCTCGACGGCGTGATGGAGGCGATCGGTCTCGGCGGCGACGACCAGGCCGGGCGGCGCCTCACGGTGCTCCGGGCGATCGACAAGCTCGATCGCCTGGGTGCCGACGGCGTGCGCCTGCTCCTCGGCCCCGGCCGCAAGGACGAGAGCGGCGACTTCACCAAGGGCGCCGGCCTGTCCGACGAGGCGATCGAGCGCATCCTGCGCTACGTCTCGTTCCAGGCCGCTCCCACCGAGGGCGGCGACCGCCTCGCCTTCTGGGAAAATTTCTTCGGCGGCTGGGGCGAGGTCGTCGGCTCCTCCGAGACCGGGCGCCAGGGCATCGCCGAACTGCACGCGATCATGAAGCTGTGCGAGGCGGCGGGCTACGGCCACGACCGGGTGCGGGCCGATCCTTCCGTGGTGCGCGGCCTCGAATACTATACCGGCCCGGTCTTCGAGGCCGAGCTGACCTTTCCGGTCGTCAACGAGGACGGCCAGACCGTGCGCTTCGGCTCGGTCGCCGGCGGCGGGCGCTATGACGGCCTCGTCGGCCGCTTCCGCTCCGAGCCGGTGCCGGCGACCGGGTTCTCGGTCGGCGTCTCGCGCCTCTTCTCCGCCCTCCAGGTGGTCCGCAGCCCGATCGTGTCGGGCAAGAGCGCGCCCGGCCCGGTGGTGATCCTGGTGCTCGACCGCGAGGAGACCGCCGCCTACCAGGCCCTGGTCGCGTCCTTGCGCCAGGCCGGCATCCGCTCCGAACTCTATCTCGGCGCCTCCGGCATGAAGGCCCAGATGAAGTACGCCGACCGCCGCGGCGCGCCGTGCGTCGTCATCCAGGGCAGCGACGAGCGGGCGAAGGGGGAGGTCCAGATCAAGGACCTGATCGAGGGCGCCAAGGCGGCGGACGCCATCGCCAGCAACGCCGAGTGGAAGGCCGCCCGGCCGGCCCAGTTCTCGGTGCCGGTGGACGAGATGGTGGCGCGGGTGCGCGAGGTGCTGGCGCGGCATTACGGGGGGTGA
- a CDS encoding helix-turn-helix transcriptional regulator has protein sequence MGPTDDRLRCLDDRLGEAALDPSRWGAVLAEVSTLVGGDGAMLLQSHRRTPGVPCTPEVDALVADYFGHGWHVKDLRTRAVPRVMRGEVVTDHDILTPEEMARAPFYNELLGPHGYHWFAVAGFRAGPEHWAVSVQRRTRSGPFEAAQVRPLAGLMRRLGQAAALSEALGRAALDGTLRGLDQVAQAALALDGAGRVIGANPRAEALFDAAFRVADGGLRIADPRARDEVAALVAALNPDRPPPAGAILVPRRNRRPLVLRALALAESVRSPFLGARALLIVTDLEAERRPDPALLTQVFGLTAAEARLAALLAGGVSLDEAADGLGLAVETVRSQIKAVFAKTGTGRQGALVALLGAPGLR, from the coding sequence ATGGGCCCGACCGACGACAGGCTCCGCTGCCTCGACGACAGGCTCGGCGAGGCGGCCCTCGATCCCTCGCGCTGGGGCGCCGTGCTGGCGGAGGTCTCGACCCTGGTCGGGGGTGACGGCGCGATGCTGCTGCAAAGTCATCGCCGCACCCCCGGCGTGCCCTGCACCCCCGAGGTGGACGCGCTGGTCGCCGACTATTTCGGGCACGGTTGGCACGTGAAGGACCTGCGGACCCGCGCCGTGCCGCGGGTGATGCGCGGCGAGGTCGTGACCGACCACGACATCCTGACTCCCGAGGAGATGGCCCGCGCACCCTTCTACAACGAGTTGCTGGGGCCGCATGGCTACCATTGGTTCGCGGTCGCGGGCTTCCGGGCCGGCCCTGAGCACTGGGCGGTGTCGGTGCAGCGCCGGACCCGGAGCGGCCCGTTCGAGGCGGCGCAGGTGCGGCCGCTCGCCGGCCTGATGCGGCGGCTCGGCCAGGCCGCCGCCCTGTCGGAGGCGCTCGGCCGCGCCGCCCTCGACGGCACCCTGCGCGGGCTCGACCAGGTCGCGCAAGCGGCCCTCGCCCTCGACGGGGCCGGGCGGGTGATCGGCGCCAACCCGCGGGCGGAAGCCCTGTTCGATGCCGCCTTCCGGGTCGCCGACGGCGGTTTGCGGATCGCCGATCCGCGGGCGCGGGACGAGGTCGCCGCCCTGGTCGCGGCGCTGAATCCGGACCGTCCGCCTCCCGCCGGCGCGATCCTGGTGCCCCGGCGCAACCGCCGCCCCCTGGTGCTGCGCGCTTTGGCCCTGGCGGAGAGCGTCCGCTCGCCCTTCCTCGGAGCCCGCGCGCTCCTCATCGTCACCGATCTCGAGGCCGAGCGGCGGCCCGATCCGGCCCTGCTCACGCAGGTCTTCGGCCTCACCGCGGCGGAGGCGCGGCTCGCGGCACTTCTGGCCGGCGGCGTCTCCCTGGACGAGGCCGCCGACGGGCTCGGCCTCGCGGTCGAGACCGTGCGCAGCCAGATCAAGGCGGTGTTCGCCAAGACCGGCACCGGCCGCCAGGGCGCCCTGGTGGCGCTCCTCGGCGCACCCGGGCTGCGATAG
- a CDS encoding thermonuclease family protein yields MTSREQLQALIRAEIDRQRPVAVARRTLELLAESATRRLDAAPGYQIVDRDGNPRTRTVGGETRPLTLGDLVDELRRQHPTMFLAPAAPAAAPSSEAPRDWIVVKPAPAPPESPTRPAHASRLREALDGLAARLRRPAREPEVPPAAAPLVGPPVPPGEGLKPGLARPQKLPGRRSSRIPAYAVLGGLVVLGIGYAAFRGGGEPTRDAAVAQAPGSGMDQPAAGKPAEARQAEVKPVETRAAEAKPAPAPDRPAEAKREPVQTGALVPDGPVAGVAEVLDTATLRLGGRTLRLYGVEAAKGAQASDLSGYLGGRPVNCQPSPAKTAWICTVDGHDLSEVVLYNGGGRATPEATPDLVEAERHARTGKLGVWAKP; encoded by the coding sequence ATGACCTCGCGTGAGCAGTTGCAGGCGCTGATCCGGGCCGAGATCGACCGGCAGCGTCCGGTCGCGGTGGCCCGTCGCACCCTCGAACTGCTGGCGGAATCGGCGACCCGCCGGCTCGACGCAGCCCCGGGCTACCAGATCGTCGACCGGGACGGGAATCCGCGCACCCGCACGGTCGGCGGCGAGACGCGGCCCCTGACCCTGGGCGACCTCGTCGACGAGCTGCGCCGCCAGCATCCCACCATGTTCCTGGCCCCTGCCGCTCCTGCCGCCGCGCCCTCGAGCGAGGCCCCGCGGGACTGGATCGTGGTGAAGCCCGCCCCGGCGCCGCCCGAATCCCCCACCCGTCCCGCCCATGCCTCGCGCCTGCGGGAGGCCCTGGACGGGCTCGCCGCGCGCCTGCGCCGGCCGGCGCGGGAGCCGGAGGTCCCGCCGGCCGCAGCGCCGCTCGTGGGTCCGCCGGTACCGCCCGGCGAGGGGCTGAAGCCCGGCCTCGCCCGGCCGCAGAAGCTGCCCGGCAGGAGATCGTCCCGCATTCCGGCCTACGCCGTCCTCGGCGGGCTCGTCGTCCTGGGCATCGGCTACGCGGCGTTCCGCGGCGGGGGGGAACCCACCCGCGACGCCGCGGTCGCGCAGGCGCCCGGCTCCGGGATGGACCAGCCGGCGGCGGGCAAGCCCGCCGAGGCGAGACAGGCGGAGGTAAAGCCGGTGGAGACGCGCGCCGCCGAGGCGAAGCCCGCTCCGGCGCCGGACAGGCCGGCCGAGGCGAAGCGCGAGCCGGTCCAGACCGGCGCCCTGGTGCCGGACGGTCCGGTCGCCGGCGTCGCCGAGGTCCTCGACACCGCGACCCTGCGGCTCGGCGGCCGGACCCTGCGCCTCTACGGCGTCGAGGCGGCCAAGGGCGCGCAGGCGAGCGACCTCTCGGGCTATCTCGGCGGCCGGCCGGTGAACTGCCAGCCGAGCCCGGCGAAGACCGCCTGGATCTGCACCGTCGACGGGCACGACCTCTCCGAGGTGGTGCTCTACAACGGCGGCGGCCGCGCGACGCCCGAGGCGACGCCGGATCTCGTCGAGGCCGAGCGCCACGCCCGCACCGGCAAGCTCGGGGTCTGGGCCAAGCCCTGA
- a CDS encoding lipid kinase, producing MSGADATRRALLVVNKKARNGGLDLDAVKDVLRRGGIEPVDPPPSETDCKALIHAHASTCDMVILGGGDGTLNAAAQALAEAQLPLGILPLGTANDLARSLGLPADPLEAAEVIATVPARPIDLGCVNGHYFFNVASIGFSADLAGELTADLKRRLGTVGYAVAAFRLLRRARPFTVYIEHDGTVETVKTIQVSVGNGRHYGGGMTVEENATVDDGLLNFYSLEVAHWWRLLALLPALRRGTQGKAADVRAFQTTEVILRTKKPRPVNTDGELTTYTPAHVRVLRQAVQVHAPEFHAPSQARGRPSIFP from the coding sequence ATGTCCGGCGCTGACGCGACGCGGCGGGCCCTGCTCGTCGTCAACAAGAAGGCCCGCAACGGCGGCCTCGATCTCGACGCCGTGAAGGACGTCCTGCGCCGCGGCGGCATCGAGCCGGTCGATCCGCCGCCTAGCGAGACCGACTGCAAGGCGCTGATCCACGCCCACGCGAGCACCTGCGACATGGTGATCTTAGGGGGCGGCGACGGCACCCTCAACGCCGCGGCCCAGGCGCTGGCGGAGGCGCAGCTGCCGCTGGGCATCCTGCCGCTCGGCACCGCCAACGACCTCGCCCGCAGCCTCGGCCTGCCCGCCGATCCCCTGGAGGCGGCGGAGGTGATCGCCACGGTGCCGGCCCGGCCGATCGATCTCGGCTGCGTCAACGGCCACTACTTCTTCAACGTCGCCAGCATCGGCTTCTCGGCCGATCTCGCCGGCGAGCTGACGGCCGACCTCAAGCGCCGCCTCGGCACGGTCGGCTACGCGGTGGCGGCGTTCCGGCTGCTGCGCCGGGCGCGGCCGTTCACGGTCTATATCGAGCATGACGGCACGGTGGAGACCGTGAAGACCATCCAGGTCTCGGTCGGCAACGGCCGCCATTACGGCGGCGGCATGACGGTGGAGGAGAACGCCACCGTCGATGACGGCCTGCTCAACTTCTACAGCCTGGAGGTCGCCCATTGGTGGCGGCTGCTCGCCCTGCTGCCGGCCCTGCGCCGGGGCACGCAAGGCAAGGCCGCCGACGTGCGCGCCTTCCAGACGACGGAAGTGATCCTGCGCACCAAGAAGCCGCGCCCGGTCAACACCGACGGCGAGTTGACGACCTACACCCCCGCCCATGTGCGGGTGCTGCGACAGGCCGTCCAGGTCCATGCGCCGGAGTTCCACGCGCCGAGCCAGGCGCGGGGCCGCCCCTCGATCTTCCCGTAA
- a CDS encoding TerC family protein — protein MDSLVQLAADPTAWAALATLVVMEVVLGIDNLIFISIITNKLPAEQQSRARRIGIGLALILRLALLGTVAYIVHLTQPVFEIFGKGLSWRDMILIAGGLFLLWKATKEIHHSLDPDPEEKTGGGASLGYAAAIGQILILDLVFSIDSIITAVGMTEHVPIMVIAVLAAVSVMLLAADPLSRFIAANPTVVMLALGFLIMIGMTLIAEGFGAHVPKGYVYTAMAFSAGVEVLNILGRRAKKGKRTVA, from the coding sequence GTGGACTCGCTCGTTCAGCTCGCCGCCGACCCGACGGCCTGGGCCGCCCTCGCGACCCTGGTCGTCATGGAGGTCGTGCTCGGCATCGACAACCTGATCTTCATCTCGATCATCACCAACAAGCTGCCGGCGGAGCAGCAATCGCGGGCCCGGCGCATCGGCATCGGGCTCGCGCTCATCCTGCGCCTCGCCCTGCTCGGGACCGTGGCCTACATCGTCCACCTGACCCAGCCGGTCTTCGAGATCTTCGGGAAGGGCCTGTCCTGGCGCGACATGATCCTGATCGCCGGCGGCCTGTTCCTGCTGTGGAAGGCCACCAAGGAGATCCACCACAGCCTCGATCCCGACCCGGAAGAGAAGACCGGCGGCGGCGCCTCGCTCGGCTACGCCGCGGCGATCGGCCAGATCCTGATCCTGGATCTCGTCTTCTCGATCGACAGCATCATCACGGCGGTCGGCATGACCGAGCACGTGCCGATCATGGTGATCGCGGTGCTGGCCGCGGTGAGCGTGATGCTGCTCGCCGCCGATCCGCTGTCCCGCTTCATCGCCGCCAACCCGACGGTGGTGATGCTGGCTTTGGGTTTCCTCATCATGATCGGCATGACGCTGATCGCGGAGGGTTTCGGCGCCCACGTGCCGAAGGGCTACGTCTACACCGCCATGGCCTTCTCGGCCGGCGTCGAGGTGCTCAACATCCTCGGCCGGCGGGCGAAGAAGGGGAAGCGAACGGTGGCGTGA
- a CDS encoding DUF4926 domain-containing protein, whose amino-acid sequence MASRVLTFVTETSPRLATRDRGEPSRIEELDRVELLADVLGDDQVTVPAGSIGTVVAIWAGGAAFEVEFTRPVDALATVDASLLRVVGHATA is encoded by the coding sequence ATGGCCAGCCGCGTTCTCACATTCGTCACTGAGACGTCCCCGCGTCTCGCCACTCGGGACCGGGGTGAACCCTCTCGCATCGAGGAACTCGATCGTGTCGAGTTGCTGGCCGACGTCCTCGGGGATGACCAGGTGACGGTGCCGGCGGGCTCGATCGGGACCGTGGTCGCGATCTGGGCTGGAGGTGCGGCTTTCGAGGTCGAGTTCACCCGACCGGTGGACGCGCTCGCGACTGTGGACGCTTCCCTTTTGCGGGTCGTGGGGCACGCGACTGCTTGA
- a CDS encoding DUF6883 domain-containing protein: MTAAHPYPSAFTISEAKVAGYLLNVDSDDGASTAALLMRFGFSPDRPLELMDALGRHPSPASWAAAFEAPHGIKHYFEAPLRSPDGRNPTIRSVWQVDYDGDGRTAKFVTLRPVARPANRPT, from the coding sequence TTGACCGCCGCCCACCCCTATCCGTCCGCCTTCACGATCTCGGAAGCGAAGGTCGCGGGCTACCTTCTCAATGTGGACAGCGATGATGGGGCATCGACGGCTGCCCTTCTCATGCGGTTCGGCTTCTCGCCCGATCGGCCTCTTGAACTGATGGACGCCCTGGGGCGGCATCCCTCACCGGCATCGTGGGCTGCGGCCTTCGAGGCTCCACACGGGATCAAGCACTATTTCGAAGCGCCTTTGCGCAGCCCGGACGGTCGCAACCCCACCATCCGGAGCGTCTGGCAGGTCGATTACGATGGGGACGGCCGGACGGCGAAGTTCGTGACCCTCCGCCCGGTGGCACGCCCGGCGAACAGACCGACATGA